A window of bacterium genomic DNA:
GGCGCAGCCGGAACTCCGGGGTGACTGGCTCACCCGGATCGAGGCAGACTGGGAGACCTACGTAGCTTCTCAATAGACCGACACGCGCTGGTGGTGCAGTCTTGCCGGCTGCACCACCAGACAGCCGACCTGTCCCATAGCGCCCTCCGGTTCTGTCCCGATCTAGCGATCGCCACCCCCAGGGACCTATGCCCACCAACAACTCTCACCCTCCTAGGCTCGGGTTGACGTGGCTCCGAGCTTCCCGCTTCCGATTACCTTCCTCTCCGACTTCGGCCGGGAGGACGAGTTCGTCGGGGTCGTGCACGGGGTGATCGCCACGCTGGCGCCTCGGTGCCGCGTGATCGACCTGAACCACCGGATCCCGCCCGGTGACATCCGGGCCGGAGCCCTCACCCTGTTGCGGGCCATCCAGTACATGCCGCCCGGTGTCGTGCTGGCGGTGGTGGATCCGGGTGTGGGTAGCGACCGCCGGGCCGTGGTGCTGGAGACCGGCTGGGGCTATCTCGTGGGTCCCGACAACGGGATCCTCTCCCCGGCAGCGGCTTTCCTCGGCGGCGTAACGGACGCCTACGCGATCGAGAACCCGGACGTGATGCTCCCGTCGCGGGGACGTACGTTCGAAGGGCGTGACCGGTTCGCACCGGCGGCGGCCGTGCTGGCGGCGGGAGAAGCCCGGCCGGACGAGATGGGGCCACAGCTGGATGCGCGGGTGCTGACGCCGCTCCTGTTGCCCCTGTCCGAGGTGACGGACGAGGGACGGGTGGAAGGCCGGGCCTGGTGGGTGGACACCTACGGCAACGTCCAGACCAACATCACGCCCGAGGATCTGGAGGAGGCGGGCATCGGGCCGGGCGAGCAGGTGGTGGTGCGGGTGGGCCTGATGAACTACCGGGTGCCCTGGGTCGGAACGTTCGCGGATGTGGGGGAGGGACGCCCGCTCATCCACATCGATTCGGCCGGGCTGATGGCGCTGGCCGTGCGGGGCGGGCGGGCCGACGACCACTTCACGCTCGCCGTGGACTCGTCGGTCGTTATTGCTAGTTGCTAGTTGCTAGTTGCTAGTTGCTAGTTGCTAGTTATATTGGATTACACTGAACCACCGGCCGATGACCGGCCGGCTAGATCCATACAGAGGTCAGGGTCGCACTTGTGATAGCATAATGAAAGCATGGTGCACGTGCTGATACGGAATCTGCCCGACGAGACGCATGCCGAGCTACGGCACCGCGCCGAGCGTGAGGGCAAATCGCTTCAGCAGTATCTCGTGTCCGAGTTGAAGCGGCTCGCGGCGCGCCCCACGCTCGACGATGTCATCAACAGGGTGGAAACCCTTGCGGGTGGTCGCGTCGGCGCTAGACAGTCAGTGGAGGACCTGGCCGAGGACCGCCGGCAGCGTTGATCGTCCTCGACGCCTCCGTGCTCGCCAATGCGGTCGGTGACGACGGCAGCGACGGCGCGGACGGCCGGCGGGAGCTGCGTCTGGCCGGCGACGCGGCCATACCGGAGCTGGCCTATGTCGAAGTCGTTTCAGTCCTCAGGAAGCGTTGGCTGGCCGGTGATCTCACACTCGAGCGATTCGCGGACGCCGTGGAGGCCCTCGCCGATCTGCCGCTCGCACGGTATTCCACGGTTTCGTTGCTTCCCCGGATCTTCGAATTGCGAGCCAATGTGACACCATACGACGCCGTCTATGTCGCGCTGGCCGAATCGCTTGAATGTCCACTTCTCACCAACGACAGGGCGCTCGCCGACGCACCTGGCCCGCAGTGCGAGATCCACGTGGTGACGAAGTGAATGGCCTCCGTTCCCGGACGCCCGCTGTGGCCCTTGAGCCTGTTCGCGTGTCCGACTTATGTCAGTGCTTCAACGACCACTGACCACTGACCACTGACCACTGCCCACTGACCACTGCCCACTGCCCACTGACCACTGCCCACTGACCACTGCCCACTGCCCACTGCCACTGGCCACCGATCTACAGGCCCAGCAGTTGGACGGCGAAAACGATCCCGGCCACGCCGATCAAGGCCAGCAGGATCAGCAACGCGATCGCGGTGCCGGACCTCATTCCTCGACGGGTTCTGCGAATCCGCAGTCGAAGACCGCTTCCTCGACGGGTTGTCCTCCCAGCACCACCCGCTCGTAGAACACCACGGTGGCGATCTCCTCGGGTGTGAGGGTATCGCTGAAGGAGGGCATGACTCCGCCCGAGCCGACCGTGATACCGGCGTCTCCATAGGTATTCCGGCCCGCGCTGAGGAAGCCGTCCGTCCCTAGCGAGACCCAGTCGATGTGGTCGGTGCACATCGAGAACGTGTCCAGCAGCGTGCCTGCCAAGGCTGGGCCGGACCCGCCCTCGCCGCTGGCGCCATGGCACGAGCTGCAACTGGATGGGGCCGCGAACAGGACGCTTCCCTCGCCGACCAGCGCCCGCACGTCCACACCTCCGGCCGCGCCGCCCGCTTCGTAGACGGAGCCGTCACAGTTCTCGACCAAGCCGGTAAGCCGATCGACGGAGAGTTGGCCGCCCGGGCCGCAGTTGGGTCCGGCGGCGAAGGCGATCAGGTACGTGAGGCCGATGAGCGGAACGGCGAAGAACAGCACGGTCAGCCAGCGGGGAAGCGAGGCGGCGACCCGCTCGGTGAGGCCGGCGGTGGCGCCGGTGATGACCGCCTCGAACCGGTGGGCATCGGCGAGGGTCACCTGCTCGGGCGCCGGAGGGCTTCCGACTGCCGTAGCTGCCATCTCGGGAGCAGGCGCCGCGGGAGCAACGCCCGGCTCAGGATCTTCAGCTGGGGCCGGGGCGGCCGAGGCGGCGACCGGCGCCGGTACATCTGCGGCCGGGACAGGGGCGGCCGGGGCCGGGGCGCCTGGCGGAGGGGCTGTTCCCCCTGCCCATGCCGCCAGCACCTCCTCCGGGCTGATGCCGTCGGCCTCGGCCCGGGCGATGGCTGATCGTTCCACCAGATGCTCGGGGCTCCCGAGCCTGGCGGCCGCGGCGGCGATCAGCTCGTTCACGGTGCCGTATCCCCGGAGCCGGAGTGAGGAACCATGACTACTTCAGCTCCGACAGGTAGGTGGCGAGAGCGGTCAAGTCCTGTTCGGAGAGGTGCGCGTACGACGGATGGTTCCCGGACGCGAACACGCTCTCAGGGGTTGTCAGGAGGATCATGAGATCGTCTGCGGTCACGGTGCCCGCATCGCCTCCGTAGGCAGTCCGGCTACCCACATGGGCCAGGTCGGGCCCGATCCGCTGGACGCCGAAGGTGGCGGTGTCCAGTGAATCAGCCCAGCTCTCGGTCGCGGGTCCGAGCCCGACGTCGGCGAGGACAGGCCTGACCAGTTGGGTGTGGCAGTAGCCGCATCCCTGGTTCGAGTAGACGGCCCGGCCCTGGTGTCCGAGGGCGGACAGGGGGGTGTCGGGAACCACGTGCCGGAAGTCTCCTCCGGTGTTGTAGGGGCCGATCAGCGTGATGACCAGCCCGATCGCGAACAGGCCTGCCATCATGACCCAGGTCCGCAACGGGTGCAGCCTCACGCCCGTCAGGCGGGGCGTGGCCTTGCTGAGAGCAGGCGCCGCAGGCCGGGGTACCGGCGAAGGGGATACCGGCGCCGGAGCGACCGCCACGGCTGCGGGCACCGGGTCGGGAGCGACGGCCGCCGGAGTGGTCGCGGGAGCAGCGGTCGTTGCCGGAGGCGCCTGGGGCTCTGGAGCGGCTGAAGGTGCGGGTAGCGGAGCGCCTCCGCCCCACGCCGACAGTACCGCCTCGTAGGTGGTCCCGTCGGCCTCGGCGCGGGCCTGGGCCGATCGTTCCACCAGGTCCTCGGGCGCTCCCAGCGCGGCCGCCGCGGCAGCCAGCAGGTCACTCATCGTCTCGGGGCTCCACCGGCACCAACATCTCGACCGGACGGGCCGTCCCTGACACGTAGGTCCCCAGGGCCGTCCACACCATCAGGGCGATCCCCACCAGGGCCACCACCGAGGCCAGGGCTCCTACCGTGAACATCAGATCCACTCCGGCAAACGTGTCCGAGAATCCCGCCCCGGCGTTGAGCCGCGAACCCGAGGCGCTGGCCCAGTTCCAGGTGATCCCCGACACCAGTCCCGCGACCAGGAACGCCGCGGCCGTGATGCCTCCGCCCCAGGTCAGGAGGCGGAGCCCTCGCTCGGCCGCGTCCTCGCCGGCGAGATCCCTTCCCGTGGTTCTCGGGAAGGCATGGAAGACGAATGCCATCCCGAGGGCGGGTACGGCCACCAGAGTCGTGCCGATGATCAAGCCTTCGTGCCATGTGGTCAGGCCCAGCACCGCGGCGACCGACCGGAAGCCGGACATACCGGTCAGTACGGTGACCAGGGTGTAGGCCGTCGCTCCGACCATCAGGTACCGGATCACCACGCTCCGGCGAGCCGTTTCCCAGTCACCCGACAGTGTCTGGCCCAGGTTGGTCATCACCGCCAGCGCGGCGATCATCAACCCCATCGCCGCGGCCACCGCCACCGTCTCCGTCCAGTTCGGAGCGGGGCCCCCCAGGAACCTGGTCGGGGTGGCCAGGAGTGCCGTCCCGGCCAGCGTCCAGAATCCGGCCCGGGCGAGGGGTCCGGAGAACAGCGGGCGGCCGCTCTCCTTGACCAGCACGTAGTAGGCGCCTCCCAGGGCGGCGGCCGGGAAGGCCAGCCAGAGCATCCCATTGGCCACCAGGCCGGCTTGCAGGAACGGGCCGACGCCGTCGAGTCCCGGGATGCTGCCCGTGATGTGCAAGGCCGGGTACCACCAGACGGCCCCCAGGACGTAGAGGGTGGATACGAAGGCCCCCTCCTCGGTGCGGTTTCGGAGCATCGAGGTCACCAGGAAGGGGGGTAGGAGCAGCAGGGCGGCGATCGGCCAATCGATGATCGGGGGGAATTCGGTGAGTTCGGGTCCCGACGGGCCCCTGAACAGCACCACGAGCGCGCCGAGGGTCACCAGGCCGGCATAACCGAGGCCGCCGAGCAGAGCGGCCTGCTGGTGGCGCATCCGGACGCCGACCAGGCGGGGGATCAGGTAATAGGCCGTGGCCTGGGTAAGGACTCCACCGAACCCGTAGACGAGCATCAGCATGGCGGCGGGCCGGAGGCGCCCGTACGCCAGGAACTCGGTATCGGCGAAGAGGGTGGGGATCGCCAGCTTGATGAGCATCAAGACCAGCAATCCGGCGCCGGCCAGGAGCAGCAGGCAGGCTACGGCCATGAGACCCGACGCCGCCCGCTCCTGGCGATCCGCCCGGAAGCGGTCGAGCGAACCCTGGTCCGTCTTGGAGTCGTCCTGTGTCAACCCGGTGCCCTTCGCGACCTCATCTCTGCCCTAACCCGCATAGGTTAAACGCTGCGCGGAGCCGGTCTGGCCGCTGCCCTGGTTCGATGCAACGGGGTGCCCCGTCGTGAGGTCGCGAGGCCTGCCCCGTTGTAGCCTGTGGTTTAGGGAGAGCCCGCCTTTCTGCCACAATGGGGCGGCCTGATCGGCATGACCCGTCGCCGCGCCATCCGGCGGATCAAGGTGGGTGGGAGCGGTGTCGGGACGGCCGCGGGTCGAGACGATACGGAGGCGAACTACCGAGATGGTGCAACGGATGCTCCGGCAGATGAGCGGGACGCAGCGTGCCCTTGCCGGCTGGGGGCTGTTCATCGTGGGTCTCTTCACCCTGGTACTGGGTATCTGGTTCAACCACTACGCCAACTTCCCGTCGGTCGAGACCGTCACCATCGCCACAGATAGCGCCACGGGCCTGGGCGCGGGTGACTCGGTCACCTACAACCGGGAGGCGCGTACGGTGGCCGCCACCCCGGTCATCAACCCCGATCTACCGCAGACCCCGGTCGATCTCGAGGTCCGGGTGGACTACTTCGGATGGGTGCCCCGGGACTGCATGATCTCGGGCGGCGACTGGTGCCTGCCCTGGTTCTCGCTGGGCCACCTGGTGGCGTTCGGCGGGAGCCAGCTGATGCTGCTCGGTGTTGCCGTGGCCGTGCTGCTCGGTCGCAAGATGACCTGGTCTCTGGCCGCGCTGGCGGCCTTCCTCGCCATGACGGAGCTGGTCCTCCTGCTGGGTAACGTGGCCTCCGAGTGGCTCAACCTGGCCCAGGGACCGCTCAACTGGACCGAGCAGAACGACGCGTTCACCATATGGGCGCCCCTCGTACTCGGCAACAACGTCGGCATCAGCTGGGGCGCCATCAAGGACTTCATCTCCATCAACTACAACATGGGGGCGTTGACCTTTATCATCCTGTTCGCCCGCTGGATCCAGAGTTTCGGCGGGCCGATGCCGCAACCACGCACCGATGCGGTTTCACCCTACGGACGCCCGCTGGTCAAGGGAGCCGAGTAAATGGCGAAGTCTGAGGTCTGGTTCGAGACCCCGCCCTTCCGTGACGACTACCAGTTGGTCATGGTCGATACCGATTACGTCCAGGCGCAGGTGCGGCCCAAGCAGTTCCTCCACATAAACCAGTCCGAGTGCATCCTCTGCGAGGGATGCGTGGACATCTGCCCCTGGAAGTGCATCCACTACCTATCCCTGGATGCCATCGATGAGGCCTACGACGTGGATCACCCGTCCGACAGCGCCGACAACCTGGGCTTCTTCGTGGTCGACGAGTACGAGTGCACCCGTTGCGCGCTCTGCATCGATCGCTGCCCCACCAATGTCATTTCCCTCGGCAAGTTCGAGGGTTCGGTGTCGGACACAGCCATGAACGCCGGTCTGGTGGAGCGCGCCCCATGGGATCTGGATACCGGTGCCCGTGACTTCAAGAACGGGTACACCTACGGAATGCGTTGGTAGAGCGGAGGAAGAGCGGATGTTGAACGGCGGTTTGAAGGTCAGGGAGCGGGTCGGCGAGGCGGCGGACGCCTTCCGGGCGAGCCCCTTCTGGGAGTCGATGTTCCGTCCTGGATCACCCTTCAAGCGGGGCTACAGCGACAGCCCCCGCAACCGGTCCTACGTGATCATGAACAACGTCCTCTACCACCTGCATCCCGTCAAGGTGAAGCGCCATGCGGTGCGGCTCTCGTACACGTTGTGCCTGGGCGGGCTGAGCTTCTTCCTCTTCATCCTGCTGACGATCACCGGCATATTCCTGATGTTCTACTACCGGCCGACCGCGCCGGCCGCCTACATCGATGTCGAGGCTCTCTCCACGTCGGTCGCCTTCGGCTCGCTGGTCCGGAACCTGCACCGGTGGGGCGCCCACCTCATGGTGCTGACCGTGTTCCTCCACATGTCCCGGGTCTTCTATCACGGCGCCTACAAGCCGCCCCGGGAGTTCAACTGGGTGGTCGGGGTGGTCCTGCTGCTCCTCACCCTGCTGCTCTCCTTCACCGGGTACCTGCTGCCGTGGGATCAGCTGGCGCTGTGGGCGGTGACGGTGGGAACCAACATGGCGGGCTTCACGCCCATGTTCGGAAACCAGGTGAAGTTCGCCCTGTTGGGAGGTATCGAGGTAACCGGCAACACGCTGCTGCGCTTCTACGTGCTGCACGTCCTCTTCCTACCGTTCGTGATAGTCATCTTCATGGCCGTGCACTTCTGGAGGGTGCGCAAGGACGGCGGCATCTCGGGGCCGTTGTAGGAGTGGTTCGATGACCGTTGCTGTGGACCTTCACGCGCCTACCAGGGCTTTCACGGCCGGATACCGGCGCGCGGCGGCATTCTCGACCGCCATCCCGGACATGGGTCCTGCCGCGGGCCTGCTAGGTAAGGACTGCTGAGGCTCCGATGGCTCAGATACCAGAGCACCTGCTCCGACGCTCGGCCGAGGCGAAGGCCAAGGCGCTGGGTGTTCCGATCGAGCAGGTCCTGGCCGAGATGCGCGGTGAGG
This region includes:
- a CDS encoding SAM-dependent chlorinase/fluorinase, with translation MAPSFPLPITFLSDFGREDEFVGVVHGVIATLAPRCRVIDLNHRIPPGDIRAGALTLLRAIQYMPPGVVLAVVDPGVGSDRRAVVLETGWGYLVGPDNGILSPAAAFLGGVTDAYAIENPDVMLPSRGRTFEGRDRFAPAAAVLAAGEARPDEMGPQLDARVLTPLLLPLSEVTDEGRVEGRAWWVDTYGNVQTNITPEDLEEAGIGPGEQVVVRVGLMNYRVPWVGTFADVGEGRPLIHIDSAGLMALAVRGGRADDHFTLAVDSSVVIASC
- a CDS encoding type II toxin-antitoxin system VapC family toxin, which codes for MIVLDASVLANAVGDDGSDGADGRRELRLAGDAAIPELAYVEVVSVLRKRWLAGDLTLERFADAVEALADLPLARYSTVSLLPRIFELRANVTPYDAVYVALAESLECPLLTNDRALADAPGPQCEIHVVTK
- a CDS encoding c-type cytochrome encodes the protein MNELIAAAAARLGSPEHLVERSAIARAEADGISPEEVLAAWAGGTAPPPGAPAPAAPVPAADVPAPVAASAAPAPAEDPEPGVAPAAPAPEMAATAVGSPPAPEQVTLADAHRFEAVITGATAGLTERVAASLPRWLTVLFFAVPLIGLTYLIAFAAGPNCGPGGQLSVDRLTGLVENCDGSVYEAGGAAGGVDVRALVGEGSVLFAAPSSCSSCHGASGEGGSGPALAGTLLDTFSMCTDHIDWVSLGTDGFLSAGRNTYGDAGITVGSGGVMPSFSDTLTPEEIATVVFYERVVLGGQPVEEAVFDCGFAEPVEE
- a CDS encoding cbb3-type cytochrome c oxidase subunit II, yielding MSDLLAAAAAALGAPEDLVERSAQARAEADGTTYEAVLSAWGGGAPLPAPSAAPEPQAPPATTAAPATTPAAVAPDPVPAAVAVAPAPVSPSPVPRPAAPALSKATPRLTGVRLHPLRTWVMMAGLFAIGLVITLIGPYNTGGDFRHVVPDTPLSALGHQGRAVYSNQGCGYCHTQLVRPVLADVGLGPATESWADSLDTATFGVQRIGPDLAHVGSRTAYGGDAGTVTADDLMILLTTPESVFASGNHPSYAHLSEQDLTALATYLSELK
- a CDS encoding cbb3-type cytochrome c oxidase subunit I, which gives rise to MTQDDSKTDQGSLDRFRADRQERAASGLMAVACLLLLAGAGLLVLMLIKLAIPTLFADTEFLAYGRLRPAAMLMLVYGFGGVLTQATAYYLIPRLVGVRMRHQQAALLGGLGYAGLVTLGALVVLFRGPSGPELTEFPPIIDWPIAALLLLPPFLVTSMLRNRTEEGAFVSTLYVLGAVWWYPALHITGSIPGLDGVGPFLQAGLVANGMLWLAFPAAALGGAYYVLVKESGRPLFSGPLARAGFWTLAGTALLATPTRFLGGPAPNWTETVAVAAAMGLMIAALAVMTNLGQTLSGDWETARRSVVIRYLMVGATAYTLVTVLTGMSGFRSVAAVLGLTTWHEGLIIGTTLVAVPALGMAFVFHAFPRTTGRDLAGEDAAERGLRLLTWGGGITAAAFLVAGLVSGITWNWASASGSRLNAGAGFSDTFAGVDLMFTVGALASVVALVGIALMVWTALGTYVSGTARPVEMLVPVEPRDDE
- a CDS encoding 4Fe-4S binding protein, giving the protein MAKSEVWFETPPFRDDYQLVMVDTDYVQAQVRPKQFLHINQSECILCEGCVDICPWKCIHYLSLDAIDEAYDVDHPSDSADNLGFFVVDEYECTRCALCIDRCPTNVISLGKFEGSVSDTAMNAGLVERAPWDLDTGARDFKNGYTYGMRW
- the extP gene encoding selenite/tellurite reduction operon b-type cytochrome ExtP, whose translation is MLNGGLKVRERVGEAADAFRASPFWESMFRPGSPFKRGYSDSPRNRSYVIMNNVLYHLHPVKVKRHAVRLSYTLCLGGLSFFLFILLTITGIFLMFYYRPTAPAAYIDVEALSTSVAFGSLVRNLHRWGAHLMVLTVFLHMSRVFYHGAYKPPREFNWVVGVVLLLLTLLLSFTGYLLPWDQLALWAVTVGTNMAGFTPMFGNQVKFALLGGIEVTGNTLLRFYVLHVLFLPFVIVIFMAVHFWRVRKDGGISGPL